The Fusarium fujikuroi IMI 58289 draft genome, chromosome FFUJ_chr05 DNA segment GAGCATACATGATCATGTATCTCAATAGATCAGCCTTGATAATATGCAAGTTGATGCTCTTGTAAAACCTGACAATATCCGGTCGATTTATCGCACTCCCCGCACCAAAGTGCTCTTCCACAAACGCAAGCTCATTGTCGTCTGTGAGAACTTCATATCGCATTCCAGGATTCTTATTGACCCACGTTCTTGAAGTGATCAAGTCACGGTCCTCAAAGTTTAATGGATCGACTTTCCACGTTTGCCAGATCTTTTGGGGAAATGTGCTAAAgcgtgatggtgttgatacaatctctttttcttttcggAACACGCCGAGGGGGCTGGGTATAGAGTAGAAGATGTCgaagttgaggatgatgaagaggacgatgacacATGCCATGTACAGAGGTATACATCTTTGCATCTGGGCTGGGACTTTGTTTCTGAACTTTGCTGTCGAGGCTGCCAGAGTTGGCGAGCCCAATGGAGTGCCCATCTTGGTATCGTGGCTGTCGGTCTTTGTAACGGTCCACTCAACAGTGGTAGGAGGGATACGAAGATTAGACGGGATGTTTCGACGAGGGCTACTCGCCATGACCAGGAGACGTATTCACAggcaagaagcttctctGCAGACAAAGCAGAAGATACACTGAGCAGACggggagagagagaaaaaaaagagttATCTGCAGATGGAAAATGCAACATGCAGCTGAGCCCTAGAACCCTTAAGTGGAACTCGACGTAACCAAGCTTTTACCAAGAAAAGAACTACGGACCTTTTCACAAGACGAGAGAGCCGTTTTCTTATCAAATTACCGTCTTGCAGCTGCGGAAGAGGGCCGAAGAAGGATTGTGGAGAGAGAATCCATGGCTGACCCCATGTGATTGTTGTGCATCTCGGCAGGGGTCGAGTAGAGAACTTCCAGGAAAGGCAGCTCCTCCGTAGGATGGGGGGGGGGGATCGTGGAGGTGGGCTTGGGAGCGGCCTGGGGTATTACGAGGCCGTGCTTCTGGGGGAGGGGGATGTTATGGGGCATGGGGTAGTTAACTGGCCGAGTTTTGGTGATGCATCAGAAAGTGAGGTTGCTGGTTGTGAAGAGTCGTCTTGATGTCAGTCCAGCTATAGTCTACCCGTAGTGAAACTCTCTAAGAATAGGTCACACGTGTGTATAAACTGTAATTGGCAGTatatcaagatcaacatACCACAGACATTGTGGCTTTAACGTGCCTTGCAGAAGTCTAATGTCAAGCCACCCATGGAATGGAATGGATAGAATCGTTAGGCATACAACTCCCGTCTTGGCTTGTGATCTGGGGAACGAGCCTCGGATATAGCCCCTGTCCCCAATCCCCGCACACGAACCATTCCCTAACCATACAAGCCTCCCGCCCTAACCCACGAATCCTCATCCATTGTTGGTTGAGCTAATTACTCACTGTGGCTGCCGAATTTCCGCTGGCTGTCCTAAAGGCGCTTTTACGGAAGGATTCTGCAACGCTGGCGCCCCTCATGTAACATCACCGCGGTGCAACGTCATGAGAAGCCAAGATATGCCTCcatcgagatgatgatttTCTCATTCACGCCGTTGGTCTCCGCACACCAAAAGTCCCAATCCCTGCTTCGTGATAATTACCCCATCTTCAAGGGCCTTGTTTTTTGTCTGTCATATTTTTACACATGCTTTCCTCGGCTTGTGACTCTTAGTTGGGGCTTTTCTCCGAGTCGCATATCGGGAGTTGCGGAGTACATCAGGtccctcgtcttcatcaattGAGCAGACAACATCTTGAATTTGTCAAGATTTCAGCTACGAAGCCTCAATTCGTGTCCAAAATGTCGCCTCGAACAAGCGGTCTCCTCGACAGCGACGACTGGGATGAGGTCAAGACGGACTCAGGCTCAGACTGGACGCTTGCAAAGTCCTACTCATCCTGGAAACCAGCGGCTGCAGGCGGCAAATTAAaacacatcatcaacaccaccagaGCCGCTATTCGCGCCAGAACACGGCCTCTAGAGAACCTCCGTCCAACAGCCTACCTAGACGGTCTCCGAGGTTTCGCAGCTCTTCTCGTGtacttccatcatcatgaactTTGGGCACACGACATCGTTGGCCAGAACGCAATCCTCGAGAATGCTTTTGGCTATGGAGGAAAGCATTACTTTGCATCATTCCCCTTCATAAGGCATTTTTTCACAGGCGGCCATTACGCAGTATCGacattcttcatcatctcaggcTACGTTCTGTCGCTCAAGCCAATGGGACTAATTCAGTCTGGAGAGCATGCACAATTGGGCGATGTCATAGCATCTTCGCTCTTCAGGCGCTGGATTCGCCTTTACCTGCCTCTCATCATGTCCATGCTCGCCTACATCACACTACTACACATCTTTGGCGTCTGGGTACGAATCATGACACAGCAAAAGAGCTGGTACGACGAGCTTTGGGCTTTCTACTATGAGTTCAAGAACTTTAGTTTTGTCTTCAAAGAAGGTGGCGAGCCATGGTTGACCTACAACCGCCACTTGTGGTCTATCCCCATTGAATTCAAAGGATCTGTCGTCATCTTTACAGCACAGATGGCGTTCTCTCGATGCTCGAAGAATGCCCGCCTCTGGTGTGAGACGGGCTTGATCTTTTACTTCATGTACATTGCAGATGGATCATTCTACTCCATGTTCGCAGCTGGTATGCTCCTCTGCGATTTGGATCTTCTTGCCAGCAAGGGCGATCTGCCCCGCTGGATGGCACGTCTGGAGCCTGCCAAGGAGTTCATCTTTTaccatctcctcatcttcagcttgttCCTTGGTGGAGTACCATCTGAGAACCGCAATGTTGAGCAGCTTGCCAAGAACAGGGGCTTCTACTACCTTTCATGGTTCAAGCCTCAAGCAGTGTTTGACTACAAATGGTTCTACCTCTTCTACGCAGCTGTCTTCTTGGTTGCGTCTATCCCTCGAATCTTctggttgaagagcttcttcgaGACGAGATTTTGTCAGTGGCTTGGGCGTATCTCGTTCGCTCTATATCTTGTCCATGGTCCAGTGCTATGGACTATTGGCGAGAGACTCTACGTAGCAGTGGGGTGGCAGAACGAGGAGATCATGAAGAACATTCCTCATTGGGCAAACAAGCTAGCCCTGCCAATGTCTGGACCCTTGGGGTTGGAGATCTCATTTCTCCTCCCTCAGCTGATTCTCGTGCCCTTGACGTTCGGGCTAGCTGACGTCGTGACACGGTTTATCGACACGCCCAGCGTCAAGTTTGCAGCGTGGTTCTATAAGAAGGCGTTGGGGGATCCAACTAGCAAGCAGGCCAAAGCGTAGCATAGATCTTGATGCAGAATAAATCAAGCTTAATTCTTTTCAGTAACATCACATGTGTCATTGCCATGCTAGTCTCAGCTCTCCCACCGTTAGAACTTAGATCTGAGGATATCTACCGTACCCCCAGACCCTCGATGTCAGATCAATTTGGGGCATAATGTCGCATGctcttttttttgtttttttgttttgcttGTGATCCTCGGCTCACCGCCAAGTGATGGAGGGTCACCTGCATGAGATtgccgttgaagaaggcagcGGCTTCGTATTACCAAGCCATGTCAGGAACCCCAACCTCTTCTCATTACGCTAATCCCCGCTCCCGCGACTAAGATCTGCACACCTCCACGATCAGAAAAGAACATCCCCTGTTCAGGAACATGCGCCGTTGACTAGTGCAATGTCACCCCGCAAAAGTacctcagcagcctcggcaTGCATATGAAAAATGTGTCGACGTCGAATTGCGGCGGCATTGAATGTCACAATCTGCCAGGTTTTCCCCGTCAACTTATCTTCAGCTGGGTAGGGTCCTTGAAATGTCATTGGCCTTCTAGTGAGAAGCCAATTGCCGTGGCTGCATGATTATCACCATCTCCAGACTCCGCATCTCCCGCGTGAATAATCTCTCAGCTCCTCTTCGGCGTAAAGGGTCATCTTACGATTGACCCCTGTCCACGGAGCATGGCTCGAATAAGGATTAGTTAAATGACGTACGGCGCAGTCACAGTCGCAATCAAAGCTGCATTCTGATCGTTCAAGGGCTTCACTGGACCCCGCCTGCGTCAAACTCCATCCTCCAACACACTCGCTTCTTTACGACGTGCATTGGATGCTTCAAGATGCTCGTCCGAGATTCCCGAAAGCTGGTGCTGTTCGTGATACcagtctttcttcttgttgtctttgcTCTGAAGCTCTATCTCGATCCATCATCTTTCCCTGCACATGTTCAAGGATGGGTTCCATCGCAGCTGAAGAAGTCACCTGGGGATGAGCAAGAACTCTTGGCTGATGAAGAGCCATCTACAACAAAAGCATCACCTGTCCAATCGTCACCGGCTGCCAAGACAGATACGCCAGAAGACAAACCTTTCGGCGAGGGTATCATTCCTCAAGATGTCAGCGCAACACATATTGAAGTCTTCTCATTGTctaccaaggacaagaagttcTTCGAGATTGACTTCAGAGACTTCACTGCTCTCAACCCCAATCTTATCCCCCATCCTACACTGGAAAACACATGGATTGTCGTAGCTCAATGGCTGCAAGAAGGCGGTAATTCACTCTGGTTTGCCGAGCTTGTTTGCAATGCTGCATTCCAAGACGGCGTCCTTCGATGTCTTCACTCACCCACTACTCTGCCTGTCACTGCGACTGTTGGAGGAGACAAATGTCAAGGCGACATGGCGTATTTCCATATGAACATGGGTCCGCACGATGCTCGCGTGTTTTATGGCCCCGATAGACCTTACACCACATATGGCTCAAACTCCATACACACTTGCTTTGGCCAGTTCGTTCAGGACTTTCGTACACTAACAGGCTGGTCTGGTGATATGGAGAATCTGGGTGTATTCAGAGTCGGCACTGAGCTTCAGAGACCACTGCCTTGGAACGTGGTTGAGAAGAATTGGTTCCTCTTCTGGGATTCTAACGGCAATATGTATACGCACTACGATATAAAGCCCAAGAGGGTGTTTGCCCAAATGAACCCAGATGGCTCAGCTGGTCCTGATCTTGCACCAGCTGCAGTAGGCGATGAGCAATGCCTGGCCAAATACCTCCCCAAACTCCAAACCGACCTCGAGTCCATCCACCAGACCACCAATTCTCTCAAAGTCACCATGTGTCGTAGAGACGAACCTTCTTGTGTCCCTGACGACAGCAACACTTTCATCATGGTAATATACCAGCATAAATCCTACTTCAACTATCACAGTGTGTATGAGCCATATGTTATGCTATTCAAGCAGCAGGCTCCTTTTGAGATTCACGCCATGTCAAGGAAGCCTATTTGGATTCATGGCCGAAAGAAGTATCCTGAGAAGGAGACTTCAGATATGTTTTACGTGACATCTATGAGCTGGAAGAGTCGCGAGCAGAAGTATCATGGATTCATTGGAGACGAGATGTTCCTGGGCTTCGGAGTTGAGGATGTTAGAACGGGTGGAATCGATATAAGGGCAGAAGATCTATTGAAAGACATGGGCTTATGTTTCGAGGGATAGGTATATCTCACTGTATGACTCTATTTAGAGTAGTGGCGAGACGGCTGAATAATGTTAATGAATTTTAATGGCCTTCTATCTTAGTAGTCTCGATAATGGCTCTATGCAAGCTGACTATCTCAACTGCGGATAAGCTCCAAGAACGGCCTGCCCTCCCGTATGAATAAAGAGAACATTCTGGTCTTTCAGTCCGCCGCTCTTGACCGTATGAAGCAGCCCGTTGAAAGCCTTACCCGTATAGACAGGATCAGTCAGAATACCTTCCGCCCTTGCTAGCTCCTTCATCCCATCAGCGGTGCTTTCATTGACCTGTCCGTATCCTTCCCCGATATAAGAAGCATCAATTTCAAAATCGTCTTCCGTGATCTCATCCGGGGACACGCCAATCTTTGACGCTGCGTTCTTTGCTATGCTCAATACCTTTTCAACGACATCCTCTTTCTTCGGATGCAATACTGAAAATCCAATGACATGTTTCTTGGACCCTGTAATACCATGCTTTTGCGCCAACTTGAGGCCTGCGAGTATACCTCCGAGCGTGGAACAAGAACCCGCCACAAGAGCGATGACGTCAAATGTAACGCCGAACTTTGCCTCTTGTTCAAGCAGTTCAAATGCCCAGCGAGCATAGCCCAAGCCTCCCAGGGGATGCGTGCTCGCACCAGCTGGGATCGAATAAGGCTTTTGCCCACGATCTTTGAGAATTTGGATCACAGTCTCTTCGCTGGTGTCTGGGGTGAAGGTCTCAGCGCCTAGAATTGAGTTTGCTTGGATATTGCCGAGATACTTGTACTCAGCGTGTTCGGATGCAACACGATTGGCTGGATAAAGAGCAACCTTTTTAAATCAGCCAATGATCTTTTGTGACTTATTAACTAACGCACCTTGAGACCAAGTCGagccgcagcagcagaggTTTGACACATGTGGTTTGACTGCAGTCCGCCCGTAGTCACAAGGGTATCGGCACCCTGCGAGAGGGCATCCGCTAAGACATATTCGAGCTTGCGTACTTTATTACCGGCAAAAGCAAGGCCCGAATTACGATCCTCACGGGCTATCCATAAGTTTGCACCCCCATCTATAGATGAGCTGAGGCAAGATAATCGCTCAATGTCTGAGGGTCGATCGAAAATTAACTGTACCCGAGGAATCTCGGCGAATGGTGATGGGAGCTTAACCATGATGGCGTTATATACGTGGAGCGAgattaaagaatattaattGATGTCTGTTAGAGGCTGCTTGTTGTTTGGTAGTGTACGAGGACAAAGAGAAATGACAGAATTAAATACAGAGAAGTCCAAAGGGCGTGAATCTGACATTGGGTGCATTATTAAGCAACATCGGCTGGGCTTATGTCAATCCACGCAATACTACAGATAAGTGACCTTCGTTACTACATCACGCATATAAAGCAGAATTTATGACGGAAATGTTAAAAAGCTTCCAGATATGAGCTCACTGTGATTGACTGACTACAAAAGAATCCGCTCATGTAGAATGTTGCACATTCTGATTGTCTTACCATACGTTACAGCCATTATCATGAAGCTTATGTCAATGTGCCAGTGACTATTTCAGCCAAGATCTAGAAGGTGTTGCATATGATATCATACAACAATTTGTAGAAGTCATGATTAACCGAGATACTTGAAACATTTCCGCCATTCGGTCGTGATGTTGCCGGAATGTTGGTGGACAACAACTGGGATGGACAGTGGGGTCTCATAACCTATACCCATACTCATTTATGTGACTTCAAGAGACAAAGAATCACAGGAATTAATAAGAAACGGGCATTACTCACGTTTCATCCGACTTTTTGACCCAAGAGGCAGAAATAGCCACGAATTCGAGATAATATGAATAAGCATAAACGAACACAGCTCTTGGCGAATCTCCATCACCGCTGTCATTTACTGCTTTAGGCAATTCACAGCGCGCCTCGATGGATCTCTGGCCAAGGGAACAGTGCCTGACCAATGACGTTGACGGCGAAGGCGCTAATGCATTGGAGTCTTGGCTCACTATTACAGTTTAGACTCGTTATAAGCGTAAATATTCCCGCCAGCCAATCTCGAATCGTTTTCTGCCACTATGACTCTTAACACGACATCAAATCGGGCACTTAAGACTTGGAACCGGAGTATTAAGACTTAAAATCGGTAGATCTACAGCTTGGCCGGGGTGATGGAACTTTCGGGGCCCGTGGAGGCCAAGACAGAGCCCATTTCCTGTCATGAAATCTGCTACGACTGGACGGTTGACGAAGCAGCCAGAATGACAACGTCAAAAGTTGCTTCGGTCGGTCTAGTCGTGAGGGCTGCACCGTTTCTTGGCTTCCCCACAAGGTGCATTTGATGGAAGTTGCCATGCGAGCCTCCAAGCATATAAGACCGGGCTGCTTGGCCAAGGACTCGAGAAGGAATTCCTCTCTACGCTTTTCTCTTTGAGTTATCACTCTCCTTTGGTAGCGACCACAATGTCTCTTAAGTCAGCTCCTTTAGATATGGAGCATCATGTTTCTGGTCAATCCAACAAGCCACTTTCGCGCCCAGCACATGCTTTGCCAGCTGATGTAGTCATCCAAGAGCTCAACACGATCCCGGCTACTGGATTGAGTGCTTCTGAGGCATCGCAACGACTTGTCGAGTATGGTCCCAAtgatcttggagaagaagagggcgtGAAGcccatcaagatcttcattGAACAGATCTGCAATTGCATGACCTTGGTAGTACCAATCTTCCGCTATTACCGACTCTTAATAACCAACACATATAGGTTCTGATTCTAGCCCTCGCCGCAAGTTTCGGTATACAAGCCTGGATCGAAGGCGGTGCTCTCGCTCTAATTATCCTCCTCAATATTGTCATAGGTTTCTTCCAAGACCTGCAAGCCGCTCGAACCGTCCATTCCCTCAAGTCTCTCAGTCTCCCAACAGCCAACGTCTTCCGTGATGGGAAGACGGTTACGATCCAAACAAACGAAATCGTACCGGGCGACATCATCGATCTCAAAATGGGCGACTCTGTACCAGCTGATATTCGTCTCTTTGAAGTTTCCAACTTTGAGTCAAATGAGGCACTGCT contains these protein-coding regions:
- a CDS encoding probable ACC deaminase; the protein is MVKLPSPFAEIPRVQLIFDRPSDIERLSCLSSSIDGGANLWIAREDRNSGLAFAGNKVRKLEYVLADALSQGADTLVTTGGLQSNHMCQTSAAAARLGLKVALYPANRVASEHAEYKYLGNIQANSILGAETFTPDTSEETVIQILKDRGQKPYSIPAGASTHPLGGLGYARWAFELLEQEAKFGVTFDVIALVAGSCSTLGGILAGLKLAQKHGITGSKKHVIGFSVLHPKKEDVVEKVLSIAKNAASKIGVSPDEITEDDFEIDASYIGEGYGQVNESTADGMKELARAEGILTDPVYTGKAFNGLLHTVKSGGLKDQNVLFIHTGGQAVLGAYPQLR
- a CDS encoding related to hard surface induced protein 3 (sterol glycosyl transferase), which produces MSPRTSGLLDSDDWDEVKTDSGSDWTLAKSYSSWKPAAAGGKLKHIINTTRAAIRARTRPLENLRPTAYLDGLRGFAALLVYFHHHELWAHDIVGQNAILENAFGYGGKHYFASFPFIRHFFTGGHYAVSTFFIISGYVLSLKPMGLIQSGEHAQLGDVIASSLFRRWIRLYLPLIMSMLAYITLLHIFGVWVRIMTQQKSWYDELWAFYYEFKNFSFVFKEGGEPWLTYNRHLWSIPIEFKGSVVIFTAQMAFSRCSKNARLWCETGLIFYFMYIADGSFYSMFAAGMLLCDLDLLASKGDLPRWMARLEPAKEFIFYHLLIFSLFLGGVPSENRNVEQLAKNRGFYYLSWFKPQAVFDYKWFYLFYAAVFLVASIPRIFWLKSFFETRFCQWLGRISFALYLVHGPVLWTIGERLYVAVGWQNEEIMKNIPHWANKLALPMSGPLGLEISFLLPQLILVPLTFGLADVVTRFIDTPSVKFAAWFYKKALGDPTSKQAKA